One Halostagnicola kamekurae DNA segment encodes these proteins:
- a CDS encoding HAD family hydrolase, producing MTTYDTVLFDSDGVLVEPPARETQAGATRDAFRSVGTTTVEPHHVDAIVAGVSLEDLYDICSIYDLEPERFWEVRERLDEKSQFEKFRDRSRTRYDDVTAISDLRQRCGVVSNNHHSTIEFVLDHFDLHSLFETYYGREKTLESLRLKKPNTHYLDSALADLEADSALYVGDSESDVIAAHRAGMDSVFVRRDHCRSLDLSVTPTYEVSDLLELPNIVDHPDTGR from the coding sequence GTGACAACGTACGATACGGTCCTCTTCGACAGCGATGGCGTCCTCGTTGAACCGCCTGCACGCGAGACTCAGGCCGGTGCGACTCGCGATGCGTTCCGGTCGGTCGGTACAACCACTGTCGAACCCCATCACGTCGACGCGATCGTCGCGGGTGTCTCGCTCGAGGATCTGTACGACATCTGTTCGATATACGACCTCGAACCAGAACGGTTCTGGGAGGTTCGGGAACGACTCGACGAAAAGTCGCAGTTCGAGAAATTTCGGGACAGATCCAGAACCCGATACGACGACGTTACTGCGATTTCTGACCTCCGACAGCGGTGTGGCGTCGTCAGCAACAACCACCACAGCACGATCGAGTTCGTCCTTGACCACTTCGACCTCCACTCGCTGTTCGAGACCTACTACGGCCGCGAAAAGACGCTCGAAAGTCTGCGGCTGAAAAAGCCGAATACGCATTATCTCGACAGCGCGCTGGCCGATCTCGAGGCCGACTCGGCCCTCTACGTCGGTGACAGCGAAAGCGACGTGATTGCGGCACATCGGGCGGGAATGGACTCGGTTTTCGTCCGCCGCGACCACTGTCGTTCTCTCGACCTCTCTGTCACACCGACATACGAGGTTTCGGATTTGCTCGAGTTGCCGAACATCGTTGATCATCCAGATACGGGGCGATAA
- a CDS encoding S49 family peptidase codes for MVALLAIAAALVAPQVYAFGSGGEGTVKVVEVSGIIDSDTSQQFEDELREARHNDSVEAVVLEVDSGGGQPASSERMYTAVERTTEEMPVTAYVDSMGASGAYYAMAPADRIYVSPSSSVGSVGVTGPAPTPTGPSAGQSGPDKGSLHPEDDRAGTELIQETFIDSVMEQRGDKISLDREEVAHARTYYGVEAVDNGYADRIGTLDDAIHHAADSAGLDSYNLEFNRSESSDVGILGLETTAEGDATIETSDDSSINPYQPQLIAPDVWHHEVAPQLPDSAVAVESGGEQP; via the coding sequence GTGGTCGCGTTGCTCGCAATCGCCGCTGCGCTCGTAGCCCCGCAGGTGTACGCCTTCGGAAGCGGCGGGGAGGGGACGGTCAAGGTTGTCGAAGTAAGCGGCATTATCGACTCGGACACGTCCCAGCAGTTCGAAGACGAACTCCGCGAGGCACGCCACAACGACTCCGTCGAGGCGGTCGTTCTCGAGGTAGACAGCGGCGGGGGCCAACCCGCCTCGAGCGAACGGATGTACACCGCAGTCGAGCGGACGACCGAGGAGATGCCGGTAACCGCGTACGTCGACTCGATGGGTGCTTCGGGCGCCTACTACGCGATGGCACCCGCCGACAGGATCTACGTTTCCCCGTCCTCCTCTGTGGGTAGCGTCGGCGTGACCGGACCGGCACCGACCCCGACCGGCCCGAGCGCGGGACAGAGCGGTCCCGACAAAGGATCGCTCCACCCCGAAGACGACCGCGCCGGCACCGAACTGATTCAGGAGACGTTCATCGACAGCGTCATGGAGCAACGCGGTGACAAAATCTCGCTGGATCGCGAAGAAGTCGCACACGCCCGAACCTACTACGGCGTCGAAGCGGTCGACAACGGATACGCCGACCGGATCGGCACGCTCGACGACGCGATCCACCACGCGGCCGACTCGGCAGGCCTCGACTCCTATAACCTCGAGTTCAACCGAAGCGAGTCGAGCGACGTCGGCATTCTGGGACTCGAGACGACGGCGGAGGGCGACGCGACGATCGAGACGTCGGACGACTCGAGCATTAACCCCTACCAACCGCAACTGATCGCACCGGATGTCTGGCACCACGAGGTTGCACCGCAACTGCCGGATTCCGCCGTTGCTGTGGAGTCCGGAGGTGAGCAGCCATGA
- a CDS encoding helix-turn-helix domain-containing protein, translating to MASIADIELAASETSLGDVFDALPALFCEMEQAIASSNRTLWLSGATAAEIESALEEASSIRTCTQIGGGDDRWLFDIGFDPQSIDIFDIVDAEGGTVLSASAAKGMWRFSVRFREREAIATFYEHLRSVGLEPTIVRLFDPTTEMHTRYGLTTQQYHTLLAAVERGYFEIPRKITMQELSDELGVSHQALSEQLRRAYRALVTAEFETSAGRGDAGFTSPV from the coding sequence ATGGCTTCAATAGCGGATATCGAACTGGCTGCGTCCGAAACGAGCCTCGGGGATGTCTTCGACGCACTCCCCGCACTCTTCTGTGAGATGGAGCAGGCGATCGCCTCGAGCAATCGAACGCTGTGGTTGTCGGGAGCGACGGCCGCAGAAATCGAGTCGGCGCTCGAGGAAGCGAGTTCGATCCGAACGTGTACGCAGATCGGCGGCGGAGACGACCGATGGCTGTTCGATATCGGGTTTGATCCCCAAAGTATCGACATCTTCGATATAGTCGATGCGGAGGGCGGGACTGTCCTCTCAGCGAGCGCTGCTAAAGGAATGTGGCGGTTCAGCGTTCGATTCCGCGAGCGCGAGGCTATCGCAACGTTCTACGAGCACCTTCGTTCGGTCGGTCTCGAGCCGACGATCGTTCGACTGTTCGACCCGACGACCGAGATGCACACGCGGTACGGATTGACGACACAGCAGTACCACACCCTTCTCGCGGCGGTCGAGCGAGGCTACTTCGAGATCCCACGCAAAATCACGATGCAAGAGTTATCGGACGAGCTGGGCGTGTCACACCAGGCGTTATCCGAACAGCTTCGACGCGCGTACCGCGCGCTCGTGACCGCCGAGTTCGAGACGTCCGCTGGTCGTGGAGACGCGGGGTTCACGTCGCCAGTCTGA